One Gemmatimonadota bacterium genomic window carries:
- a CDS encoding DUF418 domain-containing protein produces MAMGEVEGLRPFVATGQLALTLYVAHVVVGMGVLDVIGRLENQTLQFALLCSAMFCGLAMLFASLWRIRFKQGPLEAVMRALTDARTKPVSK; encoded by the coding sequence GTGGCCATGGGAGAGGTCGAGGGGCTCCGACCCTTCGTGGCGACGGGACAGCTTGCACTGACACTCTACGTGGCCCACGTCGTGGTCGGCATGGGTGTGCTCGACGTGATCGGGCGGCTAGAGAATCAGACCTTGCAGTTTGCCTTGCTCTGTTCGGCCATGTTCTGCGGCTTGGCCATGCTGTTCGCGAGCCTTTGGCGAATCAGGTTCAAGCAGGGACCGCTTGAAGCGGTCATGCGAGCGTTGACTGACGCGAGAACGAAGCCTGTTTCAAAGTAG
- a CDS encoding serine hydrolase has translation MIRSMRLVSLGLVLLVPRVAAQTLQAAVAKMLDGLTAKSSIYAKHIPSGKTIDVRGDVPMNTLSVIKLPVMIQVFRDVEAGKIKLTDRYLVRAEDQRAGSGLIQTFDVGLNPTIRDLVEQMIITSDNTATDILIKKVGVDRVNQTLAKFGFKQTRLKFTTGDLFREVWVRADPKNAAMTDLEVFTKGFPRDAAGSARSFTLEGDSTKWLGRTTAREMVQLLEGIKDAKYADKAHSQLMVDMLLRQFSSSRLPQRLAWKPGVSIGHKTGDWPPYAGNDVGIIFYPGGPLIVAVFTNQNTGDFFELEATEGRIAERLVRDWK, from the coding sequence ATGATCCGTTCAATGAGACTGGTGTCCCTCGGCTTGGTACTTCTCGTTCCCCGAGTGGCGGCGCAGACCCTTCAGGCCGCTGTCGCCAAGATGCTTGATGGCCTCACGGCCAAGAGCTCGATCTACGCCAAGCACATTCCGTCTGGCAAAACGATCGACGTCCGCGGCGATGTTCCGATGAATACGCTGAGCGTCATCAAGCTCCCGGTGATGATCCAGGTGTTTCGTGACGTCGAGGCCGGCAAGATCAAACTGACCGACCGGTACCTCGTTCGCGCCGAAGACCAGCGGGCCGGCAGCGGCTTGATCCAGACCTTCGACGTTGGCCTCAACCCGACCATTCGGGATTTGGTCGAGCAGATGATCATCACCAGCGACAACACCGCCACCGATATTCTGATCAAGAAAGTCGGGGTCGACCGCGTCAATCAAACCCTGGCCAAATTCGGATTCAAGCAAACTCGGCTCAAGTTCACCACTGGCGATTTGTTCCGGGAAGTCTGGGTTCGGGCCGATCCGAAGAACGCGGCGATGACGGACCTTGAAGTCTTCACCAAGGGGTTTCCGCGGGACGCCGCCGGCTCCGCCCGGAGCTTCACGCTCGAGGGCGATTCCACCAAGTGGCTGGGCCGGACCACGGCCCGGGAGATGGTCCAGTTACTCGAAGGCATCAAAGACGCCAAGTACGCGGACAAGGCCCACAGCCAACTGATGGTGGACATGCTGCTCCGCCAGTTCTCCAGCTCCCGGTTGCCGCAGCGGCTGGCCTGGAAACCGGGCGTATCGATCGGCCACAAGACGGGCGACTGGCCACCGTACGCTGGAAACGACGTCGGCATCATTTTCTATCCGGGCGGGCCGTTGATCGTGGCGGTGTTCACCAACCAGAACACCGGCGATTTCTTCGAACTCGAAGCCACCGAGGGCCGAATTGCCGAGCGGTTGGTCCGGGATTGGAAATGA
- a CDS encoding aspartate aminotransferase family protein: MDPIAALDHEQLALFQSRTPRSRQLFERAQRVMPGGDTRTGTFHLPYPLFISRGKGCRLWDADDNEYLDFLNNFTSLLHGHVHPAVHQAMVTQASQGTVHGTANELQVQLAELLRKRVPSVERIRFCNSGTEATLFALRAAKAFTGKPKIMKMEGGYHGSHDQVAVAMAPPYGTNATAGLSPGALSEVLLGSFNDLEVTATLIRKHRDELAAVIVEPMMGAAGAIPAEPAFLEGLRAVTAECGVLLVLDEIITFRLGFGGIQERYGIRPDLTTFGKIIGGGLAVGAFGGRADIMATYDPTRPGAIVHSGTYNGNAATMAAGQKTLELFDREAVTRLNQAGDDLRARLNETLDAAGIDGIVAGIGSVLQLHFMAAPLRNARDANRGDRRLLRLMHLSLLNRGVFAAARQMYVLSTAMTPETLDQFVRHFTAALQPIAEAAKQATPMAGAR; this comes from the coding sequence ATGGACCCAATCGCCGCCCTCGACCACGAGCAACTCGCCCTCTTCCAGAGCCGCACTCCTCGCTCGCGGCAACTCTTCGAGCGCGCCCAACGGGTCATGCCCGGCGGCGATACCCGAACCGGCACCTTCCACCTGCCCTACCCGCTGTTCATTTCCCGGGGCAAGGGATGCCGGCTCTGGGACGCCGACGACAACGAGTACCTCGACTTCCTGAACAACTTCACCTCGCTGCTCCACGGTCATGTCCATCCGGCCGTCCACCAAGCGATGGTGACGCAGGCAAGTCAGGGCACCGTCCATGGTACCGCCAACGAACTCCAGGTTCAGTTGGCCGAACTGCTCCGCAAACGGGTGCCGTCGGTCGAGCGGATCCGGTTCTGCAACTCGGGCACCGAAGCCACCCTGTTTGCCCTCCGAGCCGCCAAGGCGTTCACCGGCAAGCCGAAGATCATGAAGATGGAGGGTGGCTACCATGGCTCCCACGACCAAGTGGCCGTGGCCATGGCACCGCCGTACGGGACCAACGCCACGGCCGGTCTTTCCCCGGGCGCATTGAGTGAAGTGCTGCTCGGCTCGTTCAACGACCTTGAGGTCACGGCGACGCTGATCCGCAAGCACCGGGACGAGTTGGCCGCGGTGATCGTGGAGCCGATGATGGGGGCGGCCGGCGCCATTCCGGCCGAGCCCGCGTTCCTCGAAGGCCTCCGCGCGGTCACCGCCGAGTGCGGGGTGCTGCTGGTGCTCGACGAGATCATCACCTTCCGGCTCGGCTTCGGCGGGATCCAGGAGCGCTACGGCATCCGGCCCGATCTGACCACTTTCGGGAAGATCATCGGGGGCGGATTGGCCGTCGGCGCCTTCGGTGGCCGGGCCGACATCATGGCCACCTACGACCCGACTCGGCCCGGCGCCATCGTCCACTCGGGCACCTACAATGGCAACGCGGCCACCATGGCGGCGGGCCAGAAGACGCTGGAGCTTTTTGACCGCGAGGCGGTGACCCGGCTCAACCAAGCCGGCGACGACCTCCGGGCTCGCCTCAATGAGACCCTCGACGCCGCCGGCATCGATGGGATCGTGGCCGGGATTGGCTCGGTCCTCCAACTTCATTTCATGGCAGCGCCGCTCCGGAACGCCCGCGACGCCAACCGCGGCGACCGGCGGCTCCTCCGGCTGATGCACTTGTCGCTCCTCAACCGGGGTGTGTTTGCGGCCGCCCGCCAGATGTATGTTCTATCGACCGCGATGACTCCGGAAACCCTGGATCAGTTCGTCCGTCACTTTACCGCCGCCCTCCAGCCCATCGCCGAGGCGGCCAAGCAGGCTACCCCAATGGCAGGTGCCCGATGA
- a CDS encoding S9 family peptidase — MRFLLAGVCGLVLVTEATAQVDYSRADRLLSWNTSRLVSGDSVRPQWYPDGNRFWYRNKTATGAEYVVVDPVRGSRSLLFDNARLAAAMTVARDTAYDPSRLPFASFKFGNDGQNEREIEFTASRKKFVCDIAGYRCVVSDTLPSEVLFVLSPDKKWEAFIAKHNVWVRPRNGKDSTQLTTDGVEYWGYGLTMPRPSDLVRPVLRRPTIRWSPDSKKLAVWRQDERRVEQMHYISMTPQRPKLYSQPYALPGDSVVPVPTLHLIDVITKTNVEVRQSPVPTQLNTTGSARDSVWNEASDKVYLAALSRGSKRAWLTAVDAATGSQTIVASDSMATYAEWSPPTDPQTWYTSRDGQDIFWWSERDGWAHFYRYGADGKVKNRLTEGPWFASAIQYVDEVAKQVYFTARGREAGQFWYYAKLYRVNYDGTGLVLLTPEDAHHDVEFSPSGKYIVDSYSRIETAPVTVLRSPLDGHVIRTLETADISRLKEIGWQPGRVFTAKARDGVTDLYGVIYLPPGLDSTKKYPVINNIYPGPQVGSVGGWSFKSGGEAFALAQLGFVVLQIDHLGTPMRSKAFHDNYYGNFTDNGLPDHVAVIKQLGARYRFLDVDRVGIFGHSGGGFASADAMFRYPDFFKVAVSSSGNHDNRSYNIYWSEKYQGLMTRDTLRKTDNYESSANGTYAKNLKGKLFLMTGDMDDNVHPAMTVQVADALIKANKSFDFLVLPNRAHSLNEPYVIRRRWDYFVEHLAGKRPPENFEIVRPTEPWASAPVP, encoded by the coding sequence ATGCGTTTTCTGTTGGCGGGCGTTTGCGGGTTGGTTTTGGTGACCGAGGCCACGGCACAGGTGGATTATTCGCGGGCGGACCGCCTGCTGTCTTGGAACACCAGCCGGTTGGTCTCGGGCGACTCGGTTCGGCCGCAGTGGTACCCGGACGGCAACCGGTTCTGGTACCGGAACAAGACGGCCACCGGCGCCGAGTACGTGGTGGTCGACCCGGTCCGCGGCAGCCGGTCGTTGCTGTTCGACAACGCTCGTCTGGCGGCCGCCATGACCGTGGCGCGAGACACGGCGTACGATCCGAGCCGGCTGCCGTTCGCTTCCTTCAAATTCGGCAACGACGGCCAGAACGAACGGGAAATCGAGTTCACCGCAAGCCGAAAGAAATTCGTCTGCGACATTGCCGGGTATCGCTGCGTCGTGTCGGATACCTTGCCGAGCGAGGTGCTGTTCGTCCTGTCTCCCGACAAGAAGTGGGAGGCGTTCATCGCCAAGCACAATGTCTGGGTCCGGCCCCGCAACGGCAAAGACTCGACCCAGCTGACGACCGACGGGGTCGAGTACTGGGGGTACGGGCTCACCATGCCGCGGCCCAGTGACTTGGTTCGACCAGTGCTGCGGCGTCCGACGATCCGATGGTCGCCTGACTCGAAGAAGTTGGCGGTGTGGCGCCAGGACGAGCGGCGGGTCGAGCAGATGCACTACATCTCGATGACGCCGCAGCGCCCGAAGCTGTACAGCCAGCCCTATGCGCTGCCCGGCGACAGCGTGGTCCCGGTCCCGACGCTGCACCTCATTGACGTGATCACCAAAACCAATGTCGAGGTTCGGCAGAGTCCGGTGCCGACGCAGCTCAATACCACCGGCTCGGCCCGAGACTCCGTCTGGAATGAGGCGAGCGACAAGGTCTACCTCGCCGCCCTTTCGCGGGGGTCGAAACGAGCCTGGCTCACCGCCGTCGATGCGGCGACCGGGTCCCAAACCATCGTGGCCAGTGACAGCATGGCCACCTACGCGGAGTGGTCACCACCGACCGACCCACAGACCTGGTACACGAGCCGGGACGGGCAGGACATTTTCTGGTGGTCGGAGCGTGACGGGTGGGCCCATTTCTATCGGTACGGCGCCGACGGGAAGGTCAAGAACCGGCTGACCGAAGGCCCCTGGTTCGCGAGCGCGATCCAATACGTGGATGAGGTTGCCAAGCAGGTCTACTTCACCGCTCGCGGCCGCGAGGCCGGGCAGTTCTGGTACTACGCCAAGCTCTACCGGGTCAACTACGACGGCACTGGCCTCGTGTTGCTGACGCCGGAAGACGCCCACCACGACGTCGAGTTCTCGCCGAGCGGCAAGTATATCGTGGACTCGTACTCCCGGATCGAGACGGCTCCGGTGACGGTGCTCCGCTCGCCGCTCGACGGCCACGTGATCCGGACGCTGGAGACCGCCGACATCAGCCGGCTCAAGGAAATCGGCTGGCAGCCCGGCCGAGTCTTTACCGCCAAGGCGCGCGACGGGGTGACCGATCTCTACGGGGTGATCTACCTGCCCCCCGGGCTCGACAGCACCAAGAAGTATCCGGTCATCAACAACATCTATCCGGGCCCCCAGGTTGGCAGCGTCGGCGGCTGGAGTTTCAAGTCGGGCGGCGAAGCCTTTGCCCTGGCGCAACTCGGTTTCGTCGTGCTCCAGATCGATCACTTGGGCACTCCGATGCGATCGAAGGCGTTCCACGACAACTACTACGGCAATTTCACCGACAATGGGCTGCCCGATCATGTCGCGGTCATCAAGCAACTCGGCGCCCGGTACCGGTTCCTCGACGTCGATCGGGTCGGGATCTTCGGACACTCCGGCGGCGGGTTTGCCTCGGCCGACGCGATGTTCCGGTATCCGGACTTCTTCAAGGTGGCGGTGTCGTCGAGCGGCAACCACGACAACCGGAGCTACAACATCTATTGGTCGGAAAAGTATCAGGGCTTGATGACGCGCGACACGCTCCGGAAGACCGACAATTACGAGAGTTCCGCTAACGGGACCTATGCCAAGAACTTGAAGGGCAAGCTGTTCCTGATGACCGGTGACATGGACGACAACGTCCATCCGGCCATGACGGTGCAAGTCGCCGATGCCCTGATCAAGGCCAACAAGTCGTTTGATTTCCTGGTGCTGCCGAACCGGGCCCACAGTTTGAACGAGCCGTATGTGATTCGGCGGCGGTGGGACTACTTCGTCGAGCACCTGGCTGGAAAGAGGCCGCCGGAGAACTTTGAGATCGTCCGGCCCACCGAGCCCTGGGCCTCGGCGCCGGTTCCATGA
- a CDS encoding amino acid permease: protein MTTYARKLGLFSGTMAVIGGIIGSGIFLNPPIVAQRVGTSSLVLGVWALGAVVAIAGAFIFAELGQRLPKAGGQYAYLREAFGPLAGFMDAWAMLLIIATGAIAAVSYTFATYLSSLAGLPAAVIPYLAVAAIWTLTAVNVLGVAWGAWVQNLFTVLKLAAIGVLIVIAFLGETQSLPAAATTVTAPTNLWLAVSAALVPVLFSYGGWQQTNNIAEEFIDPTRVLPKAILAGVAVVVMAYLLTNIAYLKALGPGGLAASRAPAAETMAVFLGPAGQRFISAGIVASTFGFLGLTILAAPRVYQAMSRDGLFFDWFSKLHSRYQTPTAALVFQGAWATVLVSTNAYAQLLDYVVFADWIFFGSTGLALVVIRRRTPATTGFRCPAFPVTVTIFVAAAAYVVFGSILSNPANAVRGALLLLLGVPVYLWRARVLAAARS, encoded by the coding sequence ATGACCACCTATGCCAGGAAACTCGGGCTCTTCAGCGGCACGATGGCGGTCATCGGCGGGATCATCGGCTCGGGGATTTTTCTCAATCCCCCAATCGTGGCCCAGCGGGTCGGGACCAGCAGTTTGGTGCTCGGCGTCTGGGCGTTAGGCGCGGTCGTGGCGATTGCCGGTGCCTTTATTTTTGCCGAGTTGGGGCAGCGGCTCCCGAAGGCGGGTGGTCAGTACGCCTATTTGCGGGAGGCGTTTGGTCCGTTAGCCGGCTTCATGGACGCGTGGGCCATGCTGCTGATCATCGCGACCGGGGCGATTGCCGCGGTGTCCTATACCTTTGCCACCTATCTCTCGTCTCTGGCTGGTCTCCCGGCCGCCGTGATTCCGTACCTCGCGGTGGCCGCCATTTGGACCCTGACGGCCGTCAATGTCCTTGGGGTGGCCTGGGGCGCCTGGGTTCAGAACCTGTTCACGGTCCTGAAACTGGCGGCCATCGGGGTCCTGATCGTCATTGCGTTCCTTGGGGAAACCCAGTCCCTGCCGGCGGCGGCCACGACAGTCACCGCGCCGACCAACCTCTGGTTGGCGGTGTCGGCCGCGTTGGTCCCGGTGTTGTTCTCGTATGGGGGCTGGCAACAAACCAACAACATCGCCGAAGAGTTCATTGACCCAACGCGGGTATTGCCAAAGGCCATTCTGGCGGGAGTGGCGGTCGTCGTGATGGCGTACTTGTTGACTAACATAGCCTACCTCAAGGCGCTTGGTCCCGGTGGGTTGGCGGCGAGCCGGGCGCCGGCGGCTGAGACGATGGCGGTATTCCTCGGTCCCGCCGGGCAGCGGTTCATCAGCGCCGGGATCGTGGCGTCGACGTTCGGGTTCTTGGGCCTGACCATTCTGGCTGCCCCGCGGGTGTATCAGGCCATGTCTCGGGATGGTCTGTTCTTCGATTGGTTTTCGAAGCTGCATTCCCGGTATCAGACCCCGACGGCGGCCTTGGTATTTCAAGGTGCGTGGGCGACGGTCCTCGTGTCGACCAACGCCTACGCTCAGCTCCTCGACTATGTGGTCTTTGCCGATTGGATCTTCTTTGGGTCGACCGGACTGGCGTTGGTGGTGATCCGTCGCCGGACGCCGGCAACCACCGGCTTTCGGTGTCCGGCGTTTCCCGTGACCGTCACCATCTTCGTGGCTGCGGCGGCGTATGTCGTGTTCGGCTCGATCCTATCCAATCCGGCCAACGCCGTGCGGGGCGCCCTCCTGCTGCTGCTCGGCGTCCCGGTCTATCTCTGGCGAGCCCGGGTGTTGGCCGCCGCTCGTTCCTGA
- a CDS encoding CocE/NonD family hydrolase: MIRRCWFVLALAIVPASLGAQTSSYDGYRRTSEYVTMRDGIRLAVDVLRPTKAGVLHQEKLPVVWTHHRYNRAFFRNDSLIDYVKGFGRGAAEIMNRGYIVAAVDTRGGGASFGTQQGFFMPEETKDAYEVTEWLAAQPWSTGKIGMVGRSYLGITQLFTASTAPPHLAAIFPEMYVFEWYPMIYPGGVFRDDFFSQWQSLTHQLDSGEKFTWGAMNFQGVAPVDGPNGMVLRDSAIVGHRVNRDMYEMWSGVPYRNSIDQKSGTPIFLERGPASYLKQINASKVAIYGLAGWYDAFPRDAFLWFANLTVPQKLVVGPWFHGQTDGFNLAAEQIRWFDRWLKGVDNGIDREPPIKYYVIDAPAGREWRTARHWPLVEAKPTNFYLREGKPGRLMREPPVTLVSADSQVIDTTATLGKGNRWANTYGGAIGYPDLAANDAKGFTYTTAVLTDPLEVIGHPVIHLWVTSSARDVDAVVYLEDIEPSGRSTYVTEGVLRASHRKLGTPPFKNFGLPWPSSQVGEATPLPNAPTELVFDLLPTAKRFRPGHRIRVTVQGADRDTHRKVIPNPPPRVAIYRDASRPSRIVLPLVPVR, from the coding sequence ATGATCCGTCGGTGCTGGTTCGTTCTCGCCCTGGCCATCGTTCCCGCTTCACTCGGCGCTCAGACATCGAGCTACGACGGCTACCGCCGGACCTCCGAGTATGTCACGATGCGAGACGGCATTCGGTTGGCCGTCGATGTGCTCAGGCCCACCAAGGCGGGGGTCCTCCACCAAGAGAAACTCCCGGTCGTCTGGACTCACCACCGGTACAACCGGGCCTTCTTCCGAAACGACTCCTTGATCGACTACGTCAAGGGATTCGGGCGGGGCGCCGCTGAGATCATGAACCGAGGTTACATCGTGGCGGCCGTCGACACCCGGGGTGGCGGAGCATCGTTCGGAACCCAGCAAGGTTTCTTCATGCCCGAGGAAACCAAGGACGCCTACGAGGTCACCGAGTGGCTCGCAGCGCAGCCGTGGTCCACTGGCAAGATCGGCATGGTCGGCCGGTCGTACCTCGGCATTACCCAACTCTTCACGGCCAGCACCGCGCCGCCGCACCTCGCCGCCATCTTCCCCGAGATGTACGTGTTCGAATGGTATCCGATGATCTACCCGGGGGGCGTGTTCCGGGACGACTTCTTCAGCCAGTGGCAGAGCCTGACCCATCAGCTCGACAGCGGCGAGAAGTTCACCTGGGGCGCGATGAACTTCCAAGGCGTCGCGCCGGTCGACGGGCCGAACGGAATGGTCCTCCGAGACTCGGCCATCGTGGGCCACCGGGTCAATCGCGACATGTATGAGATGTGGAGCGGGGTACCGTACCGGAACAGTATCGATCAGAAGTCCGGCACGCCGATCTTCCTCGAGCGGGGGCCGGCCTCCTATCTCAAGCAGATCAATGCCTCCAAGGTGGCCATCTACGGATTGGCCGGCTGGTACGACGCTTTTCCGCGGGACGCTTTTCTTTGGTTCGCCAACCTCACCGTGCCCCAGAAACTCGTGGTCGGACCCTGGTTCCACGGGCAGACCGATGGCTTCAACCTCGCAGCCGAACAGATTCGCTGGTTCGACCGCTGGCTCAAGGGTGTCGACAACGGGATCGACCGGGAGCCTCCGATCAAGTACTACGTCATCGATGCTCCCGCGGGCCGGGAATGGCGAACCGCCCGGCATTGGCCCCTGGTGGAGGCCAAGCCGACCAACTTCTACCTCCGGGAAGGGAAGCCCGGGCGACTGATGCGGGAGCCGCCGGTCACCCTGGTCTCGGCCGACAGCCAAGTCATCGATACCACGGCAACGTTAGGCAAAGGCAACCGATGGGCCAACACCTACGGCGGGGCCATTGGCTACCCTGATTTGGCCGCCAACGACGCCAAGGGCTTCACCTACACGACGGCGGTCCTCACCGACCCGCTCGAAGTGATCGGCCACCCGGTGATCCATCTCTGGGTAACGTCATCGGCGCGCGACGTCGATGCCGTGGTCTATCTCGAGGATATCGAGCCGTCGGGGCGGTCTACCTACGTAACCGAGGGTGTGCTCCGTGCTTCCCACCGCAAACTCGGAACCCCGCCCTTCAAGAACTTCGGCCTCCCCTGGCCTTCGAGCCAGGTCGGTGAAGCCACGCCGCTGCCGAACGCTCCGACCGAGTTGGTGTTCGACCTGCTCCCGACCGCCAAGCGGTTCCGGCCGGGGCACCGGATTCGGGTCACGGTCCAAGGCGCCGATCGCGACACCCACAGGAAGGTCATCCCGAATCCGCCGCCCCGGGTGGCGATCTATCGGGACGCGAGTCGGCCGTCGCGAATCGTGTTACCGCTGGTGCCGGTCCGTTGA
- a CDS encoding ATP-dependent DNA helicase RecQ — protein MAPMSLGAQSRKSEPRLRFAGGTGDVCAPMTVTTPDLDAALARLGYAEFRPGQREAVETIIQRRRLLLVAPTGGGKSLIYQLPATVLGGTTLVVSPLVSLMHDQVAALQSMGVSATFLAATLSSEEVRGRMSGLARGEYAIAYVAPERLAFPGFRGLARDLDCPLVAVDEAHCISEWGHDFRPEYLQIGDLVADLSSARVLACTATATPIVRDEILARLGLPADTPQLVRGFARPNLGLRVRDTRSAVEVTRAVDETLREAIGAPGADRGRAIIYAPTRRKTEEEADRLKSAGWRTAAYHAGLDGGVRAKAQQRFRDGKLEVIVATNAFGMGIDRADVRAVIHLAPPGSIEAYYQEVGRAGRDGADAIGLLCTSPGDLPLRRRLLESPNEGETPDPARVQHRWSMFLELMRWAEGGTCRHDAILRYFGDEAETLAGCGRCDTCTALDEPEAANAADTATMVRKALSAVARTHDKFGLQAALNLLAGLPDPRLARSGLDATKTFGILRDKSPEWILSLLRRCVTAGWVDFTTGDRPMVLLTPAGKVVLFGDGPVRVLLPPDETARPKTRAGGSGSKRKAAADPALDPADAALFEALRARRLELARAGGVPPYVVASDRTLRELAELKPRNLATLEGIYGIGPAKAARYGKDLLAVLRQGVE, from the coding sequence ATGGCACCGATGTCCCTCGGCGCGCAATCGCGTAAATCGGAACCTCGGTTGCGTTTCGCCGGCGGAACCGGCGATGTTTGCGCCCCCATGACCGTCACCACTCCCGATCTCGACGCCGCGTTGGCCCGCTTGGGCTACGCGGAATTCCGGCCGGGGCAGCGGGAAGCGGTCGAGACCATCATTCAGCGACGCCGGCTCCTCCTCGTGGCCCCGACCGGTGGGGGCAAGAGCCTGATCTACCAGCTGCCCGCCACGGTCCTCGGCGGCACGACGCTGGTGGTGTCGCCGCTGGTGTCGTTGATGCACGACCAGGTGGCCGCGCTCCAATCCATGGGGGTTTCCGCCACCTTCCTGGCGGCTACCCTGAGTTCCGAGGAAGTTCGAGGGCGGATGTCGGGCCTGGCGCGGGGCGAGTATGCCATTGCCTACGTCGCGCCTGAACGGTTGGCCTTTCCCGGGTTCCGCGGACTGGCCCGCGATCTCGATTGCCCGCTCGTGGCCGTCGACGAAGCGCACTGCATCAGCGAGTGGGGTCACGATTTCCGGCCCGAGTATCTTCAGATCGGCGACCTGGTGGCCGACCTCTCGAGCGCCCGAGTGTTGGCCTGCACCGCCACCGCCACTCCGATCGTCCGCGACGAGATCCTGGCCCGGCTTGGCCTCCCGGCCGACACCCCGCAGCTGGTTCGCGGCTTTGCCCGGCCCAATCTCGGCCTCAGGGTTCGAGACACCCGTTCCGCGGTGGAGGTAACCCGAGCAGTGGACGAAACCCTCCGCGAGGCGATCGGGGCCCCGGGTGCCGACCGGGGCCGCGCGATCATCTACGCCCCAACCCGCCGGAAAACCGAAGAGGAGGCCGATCGGCTCAAGTCCGCAGGATGGCGGACGGCCGCCTATCATGCCGGGCTCGACGGCGGGGTCCGCGCCAAAGCCCAGCAACGGTTTCGAGACGGCAAGCTCGAAGTGATCGTCGCCACCAACGCATTCGGAATGGGGATCGACCGCGCCGACGTTCGAGCAGTGATTCACCTGGCCCCTCCCGGCTCGATCGAGGCCTACTATCAGGAAGTCGGCCGGGCCGGGCGGGACGGCGCCGATGCCATCGGTCTCCTTTGTACGAGCCCGGGTGATCTTCCCCTTCGGCGCCGGCTGCTCGAATCGCCGAACGAAGGCGAAACCCCCGACCCCGCCCGGGTCCAGCATCGGTGGTCGATGTTTCTGGAATTGATGCGCTGGGCCGAGGGGGGCACTTGCCGCCACGACGCCATCCTCCGGTACTTCGGCGACGAAGCCGAGACGCTGGCAGGGTGTGGGCGGTGTGACACCTGCACGGCGCTCGACGAACCGGAAGCCGCCAACGCGGCTGACACCGCCACGATGGTCCGGAAGGCCCTGAGCGCCGTGGCGCGGACTCACGACAAATTTGGGCTCCAGGCCGCGCTGAACTTGCTGGCGGGCTTGCCTGATCCGCGATTGGCGCGCTCCGGCCTCGACGCCACCAAAACGTTCGGCATCCTCAGGGACAAGAGTCCAGAGTGGATTCTTTCACTCCTCCGGCGCTGCGTGACCGCCGGATGGGTCGATTTCACCACCGGCGACCGGCCGATGGTCTTGCTGACACCGGCCGGCAAAGTCGTGTTGTTTGGCGACGGGCCGGTTCGGGTGTTGCTGCCTCCCGACGAAACCGCCCGGCCCAAGACCCGGGCCGGAGGGAGCGGGTCAAAACGGAAAGCCGCCGCCGACCCGGCCCTCGATCCTGCCGATGCGGCGCTGTTCGAGGCCCTCCGAGCCCGGCGGCTGGAGTTGGCCCGAGCCGGTGGGGTGCCGCCCTATGTCGTCGCCAGCGATCGAACCCTTCGGGAGCTCGCCGAATTGAAGCCGCGAAATCTGGCCACACTTGAGGGGATCTACGGGATCGGGCCGGCCAAGGCGGCCCGCTACGGCAAGGACCTGTTAGCCGTCTTGCGCCAAGGGGTCGAGTGA
- a CDS encoding TerB family tellurite resistance protein, with translation MLRTLKELITGQAAAPLTSTPASRPPEIQVAAAALLVQLAHADGEFSPAERAQVEAALVRHFNLDPATIAEILSLAEHEQKQSIDDFRFTRVIREHFDVGQRMVLAEIMWGVALADGRVADQESHLFRKLGHLLDLQPGYLAEARRAAQPGPPHGT, from the coding sequence ATGCTCCGCACTCTCAAGGAACTCATCACCGGCCAGGCCGCGGCGCCGTTGACTTCGACCCCGGCCTCCCGGCCACCAGAGATCCAGGTGGCGGCCGCCGCCCTGCTGGTTCAACTGGCCCACGCCGACGGCGAGTTCTCCCCGGCGGAGCGGGCTCAGGTCGAGGCGGCGCTGGTGCGCCATTTCAATCTCGATCCCGCCACGATCGCGGAGATTTTGTCCCTCGCCGAGCACGAACAGAAGCAATCCATCGACGATTTTCGGTTTACCCGGGTGATTCGGGAGCATTTCGACGTGGGTCAGCGGATGGTGCTCGCGGAAATCATGTGGGGTGTCGCGCTCGCCGACGGGCGAGTCGCGGATCAGGAGAGCCACCTGTTCCGAAAACTCGGCCACTTGCTCGATCTCCAGCCTGGGTACCTCGCCGAGGCCCGGCGGGCGGCCCAACCGGGCCCGCCACATGGGACTTGA